The sequence TCCATGGGAGAGTTTGGGACAGTCATGCCCACTGTTGAAAGAGTGTGCGGCGAGACTGAAAATACGAAACTGTTTGTCTGTGGTCCCGAACCAATGATGAAAGCTGTTCATCAATTTGTCACGAGTACCCATATCCCGTGCGAGCTGTCCGTGGAGAGTTATATGGGATGTGCTACTGGGTTATGCCAGGGGTGTGTCATTGAACGGGCCTCTCATGGATTGAAGGATCACAGTTACCATGAGAAATATTCTTTGGTCTGCATTGACGGTCCAATCTACTTGGCGCAGGAGATTGTTTTTTCATGACTGTTGATCTTTCTACATCACTATGTGACGTCAATTTTGCGAATCCTGTTTTTGTTGCCTCGGGGACTTTCGGGTATGGAACGGAAACTGAAGATTTGGTGGATGCGTCTGAATTGGGCGCCATTGTGACAAAATCTATCACGAAGTATCCCCGTGAAGGGAATCCACCACCGAGGATTGTGGAGACACCATCTGGCATGATTAACTCCATCGGACTAGCCAATATAGGTGTGGACAAATACATAGAAGAAATGCTTCCTTTTTATGAAAACATTGAGACTCAGGTCATTACAAATATTGCAGGATTTTCCATAGACGACTATCTACATGTTCTGGAAAAATTAGAATCCAGCGATGGAACAGTTTGCGGATATGAGATTAATATATCTTGCCCAAATGTA comes from Candidatus Neomarinimicrobiota bacterium and encodes:
- a CDS encoding dihydroorotate dehydrogenase; this translates as MTVDLSTSLCDVNFANPVFVASGTFGYGTETEDLVDASELGAIVTKSITKYPREGNPPPRIVETPSGMINSIGLANIGVDKYIEEMLPFYENIETQVITNIAGFSIDDYLHVLEKLESSDGTVCGYEINISCPNVEAGRIEFAVNPNLTRELTQALRSATEKLLILKLSPNVTDIGEIAAAAVEGGADVLSAVNTLFGMSIDTA